From Nicotiana tabacum cultivar K326 chromosome 22, ASM71507v2, whole genome shotgun sequence, one genomic window encodes:
- the LOC107780209 gene encoding mitogen-activated protein kinase kinase kinase 20-like yields the protein MADEEEVEVMWKSGRTLGKGGFGFVSLASTASTSDNQPPTLERLPPLIAVKTCLLHRSQSLQYEEAFLSMFADSPFIIHCFRPNIELQDGVAVYNLLLEYASGGSLADRLHNYNSGKGLSEFEVRKHTTNIVLGLIHIHNRGVIHCDIKPDNILLAGTDETAKIADFGLSMTLEQSRTGNQGLRGTERYLAPESVVDEKYGTEVDIWALGCTVYELMTGTPLWESDEDSQDSNVLYRSESEEEGLDNAKLSNETQDFLKRCLVKNPRSRWTAEMLLNHPFLNSSKVADKVQPATKTAKKLKIILRRPQQKIAFKTPHNRELIVQH from the exons ATGGCcgacgaagaagaagtagaagttATGTGGAAAAGTGGCAGGACACTGGGGAAAGGAGGGTTTGGCTTTGTTTCGCTAGCTTCCACTG CTTCAACGTCCGATAATCAACCTCCCACGTTAGAGCGTCTTCCACCTCTCATCGCCGTGAAAACTTGCTTACTCCATCGCTCTCAATCGTTGCAATATGAAGAGGCATTCCTCAGCATGTTTGCGGACTCGCCTTTCATTATTCACTGTTTCAGACCTAATATTGAACTACAAGATGGCGTTGCCGTTTACAACTTACTACTCGAATATGCCTCCGGAGGAAGCTTAGCTGATCGTCTTCACAACTACAACTCAGGGAAAGGACTGTCAGAATTTGAAGTTAGAAAACACACGACGAACATTGTTTTAGGTCTCATTCACATACACAATAGAGGAGTTATTCATTGCGACATCAAGCCCGATAACATTCTTCTTGCGGGCACTGATGAAACTGCCAAGATTGCGGATTTCGGGCTCTCTATGACTTTGGAACAGAGCAGAACAGGAAATCAGGGACTGAGAGGAACTGAAAGGTATTTGGCACCAGAATCCGTGGTTGACGAAAAGTACGGAACAGAAGTTGATATATGGGCTCTCGGTTGCACTGTCTACGAGTTGATGACGGGGACACCGCTGTGGGAATCAGATGAAGATAGTCAAGATTCGAATGTTTTATACAGATCAGAATCGG aggaagaagggttggat AATGCCAAGTTGTCGAACGAAACACAAGATTTTTTGAAGAGGTGTCTAGTCAAGAATCCCAGATCACGTTGGACAGCGGAG ATGCTATTGAACCATCCGTTTCTGAATTCGTCCAAAGTAGCAGATAAAGTCCAGCCTGCAACAAAGACAGCTAAAAAGCTAAAGATCATTTTACGCAGACCGCAGCAGAAGATAGCATTCAAGACACCACATAACCGTGAACTGATCGTACAACATTGA
- the LOC107785891 gene encoding premnaspirodiene oxygenase: MEIYASSVNLVSFLLFFSSLFIIVLVRKWRKSETSSQKQRLPPGPWRLPLIGSLHHLIGAHPHRIFRDLARKYGPVMYLELGEVPTVIISSPSAAKETLKTHDLAFANRPQFTSTYIVMYNNKDIAFSEYGDYWKQMRKICIMELLSARMVKSFSSIRKDEISNLLSSVHSVKGTSEVNMTEKIVRYACFVTCRLVFGKLGKDREVLIDLMKKMLLLAGGDVCDLFPSWKLLYKMTGAKSRLVKMHQVVDSVLENIVNEHIRSRAAGNKGNGEYGGEDLVDVFLRIQENDQLQFPITNDHIKAVIFDMFTAGTETSSTAIVWALSELMKNPNVMAKAQSEVRQAFKGKSSFDEEDLDNLPYLMLVVKETLRLHAPGILHRQCREQTCIGGYTIPSRATVLVNTWAIGRDPEVWHDPESFIPERFENSSIDYMGNHFEFMPFGSGKRSCPGMQFGLANFRYPLARLLYHFNWELPYGTSPKDLDMRQIPGMSVAKEKDLYLIAKNDECLDVVL, encoded by the exons ATGGAGATTTACGCCTCTTCTGTCAACTTAGTTTCATTTCTCCTCTTCTTCTCCTCCCTTTTTATTATAGTTCTAGTTAGAAAATGGAGAAAGTCAGAAACCAGTAGCCAAAAACAAAGGTTGCCTCCAGGTCCATGGCGACTTCCACTTATTGGGAGTTTGCATCACTTGATTGGAGCACATCCACATCGCATTTTTAGAGATTTAGCTCGAAAATATGGTCCTGTTATGTACTTGGAACTTGGGGAAGTTCCTACAGTGATCATATCATCACCTTCTGCGGCAAAAGAAACTTTAAAAACTCACGATCTTGCCTTTGCTAATAGGCCACAGTTTACATCCACATATATTGTTATGTACAATAATAAAGACATTGCATTTTCTGAATACGGTGATTACTGGAAACAAATGCGAAAGATTTGTATTATGGAACTTCTAAGTGCAAGGATGGTCAAGTCATTTAGCTCTATTCGAAAAGATGAGATTTCGAATCTCCTTTCATCAGTTCATTCCGTTAAGGGTACTTCTGAAGTCAATATGACAGAAAAAATCGTTCGGTATGCATGTTTTGTGACATGTCGATTAGTTTTTGGAAAATTGGGGAAAGACCGAGAGGTATTGATAGATTTGATGAAAAAAATGCTCTTATTAGCAGGAGGAGATGTGTGTGATTTGTTCCCTTCGTGGAAGTTACTTTACAAGATGACTGGGGCAAAATCAAGATTGGTAAAAATGCATCAAGTGGTTGATTCAGTTCTGGAAAACATAGTTAATGAGCATATTAGGAGTAGAGCAGCAGGGAACAAGGGAAATGGTGAGTATGGAGGTGAAGATCTGGTTGATGTTTTCCTAAGAATTCAGGAGAATGACCAACTTCAGTTTCCAATCACCAATGACCATATAAAAGCAGTGATTTTC GACATGTTTACTGCTGGAACTGAAACTTCATCTACAGCTATTGTTTGGGCATTGTCAGAACTGATGAAGAATCCAAACGTCATGGCCAAGGCACAGAGTGAAGTGAGACAAGCCTTCAAAGGGAAATCGAGTTTTGATGAAGAAGATCTTGATAATTTGCCATACCTAATGTTAGTGGTTAAAGAAACATTAAGGCTACACGCTCCAGGTATATTGCATAGGCAATGTAGGGAACAAACATGTATTGGTGGATATACAATACCTTCTAGGGCCACAGTATTAGTTAATACATGGGCAATTGGAAGAGATCCAGAAGTTTGGCATGACCCCGAGAGTTTTATACCAGAGAGATTTGAAAATTCTTCTATTGACTATATGGGAAATCACTTTGAGTTTATGCCATTTGGTTCCGGAAAAAGAAGTTGTCCAGGAATGCAGTTTGGTTTAGCTAATTTTAGATATCCTCTGGCTCGGCTCCTCTACCACTTTAACTGGGAGCTTCCATATGGAACTAGTCCGAAAGATTTGGATATGCGTCAGATACCTGGAATGAGTGTAGCGAAAGAGAAAGATTTGTACTTAATAGCCAAAAACGATGAATGTTTGGATGTCGTGCTTTAG